Within Triticum dicoccoides isolate Atlit2015 ecotype Zavitan chromosome 1B, WEW_v2.0, whole genome shotgun sequence, the genomic segment gggtaaaTATACCCGCATTTACAACACATCAGTTGAGTAGAAAATAGTTGTAAAAAGCAATATATAATCATAAATTATTAATAGCAACAAATTTTAAACAACAATGTACAATAACATATTGTAACAATAACACATTCTCATAAACAAAAATACTTGCCTATAAAGTGACACataaaaatgtttaaaaaaacaACACATAATCATACATAACAACACATACGTATACACTTTAAGTTCACAAAATCAAGATAAATCGTAGAGATAATTTTACTACACATTAGAGTTTTTATCTAGCGTGATTAGGAGGGTAAAATTAATACGTTATGATATTAACGGAAACCCATTTGTTAACATTTTAGATGGGTACATGGGTAAGCGGGCATGGGTTATACGATCCCATACCCGTACCCTTTCCACCCGACGGGTATGATATTTTCCCATTTAAGTACCCATGGGTAAATTTTTATCCCATACctttaccctaatagggtttttacccgcagggtacgcgggtaatgggtacccattgccatccctagttcGAAGAGTCCCCCTCAGGCATGTTGTCCACAGTCCGCCTCTGTCTGTGTTGAGACTGGACGAAAAGGGTCCAGGCCGCCGCTACCTGACCGGCCAAGCCACCACCAGCCCGCGTGTTGAGCCGCAGCACCGCACCATACCAGATCCGGTGAACGACACACCGGCCGAACTCGAATCTCGCCCCCACCAACCGCGCCAGCCGCGGCCCGCGAGGATCCAGATTGGACCCGCACGGGCAGCCAAGACCGCAACCGCATGCCTGCTACGGAGCTCCCATCATGGCGACACCGCGTCGTGTGCCAGTGACCACCGCTACCATGATCGAGGACACCGCCGTGTTGACGAGCTCCGGACAGTCACAACCCGCCTGAGATCTCCCCATCAAAAGAGCAGCCGACAAGGAGCAAGAGCCTCGTCGCCGACGGCTCCGCGCAGGCTTTGCCTGCTGGAGGCCACCGGCAACGGCgagtgggtggatgggatgggtgGGGCAAGAGAGGCTGGGGGGttcgccgcccgtgtcgccccgGGGAGGGAGCGGCGCGGGGGCAGATGGGTTCCACTAGTTCTGTTGGCTATGAGGTGCAGTACTTGTTCCAAAGATAATCCTAGTCGAAGCATACTTTTTTTTATAACATAGTTTTGTCATTCTTGCCCAGAATTGCACGGATGTCATTTTTTCGTGAAACTTCATATGCGAGTACATCGGTCGGCTACCTATTTtacaaaaaaatcagattttttttcttCCATGTATGATTTCCAAATTTACTATTCACAGGGGTTCCGGTGGAACCATGTTCCAGATACATTTAGCATTCGCATGTAAAAGATATAAACATGCCAAAAATATTCATTAGCAATATACATATGTGCACTATTTAGTGATGGGATATGCAATTGGAAAAGCAAGGCTTCCTTCCATCAATGACCAGTGGGGCCTTGGCTAAGGGCCGTTGAAAGACATCTGCTTGCCTCCTGGCTAATTGTCAACCTGTAGCTAGCTGGCCCATCCACCAAAATGTATCTGCATGCACGCCATCATCAACTTGAAGCTTTTCATTAAGAACAGCCAGCCAGTAGAGCACTCCCTGCCAAAAGGCTCCGTGAGAGAGCCACCGTGCCTGCACCCTTCTCCAAGCTCTTCATTGATAGTGGCCAGCCCAGTAGAGTTTAACGAGCACTCCCTGCCAAAAGGCTCCATGGAGAGAGACTTCCATGACACAAGGCGTGATGGTGCGGTCATGCTAGTAAAACCAGGCGAATTTGTGGCGCCAGAAGACCATGATGCAAGGCGTGACGGTGTGGTCATGCTAGCAACAGGCAAAGACGTGGCGTCAGAAGACCACGGCATAATGCGTGACGATGTGATTGCGCTAGAAGCAGGCGAAGTCATGTCGCCAGAAAAACACAACGCGAGGCGTGATGATGTGGTCACGCTTAAAGCAGGCGAAGACGTGGCGCCAGAAGTCCACGACACCCTGTGTGACGTTGTGGTCACACAAGAAAACAGCGAAGACATGTCGCCGGAGCAACTGGAAACTTCGGCGACGCGGAGTGATACTCCAGACGAAGGAGCGGAGCCGGACTCGCCAGATAAACCAGCGCCCGAGAAGCCTGAAGGCGAGCAGCAGGACGCACCAGGCAGCGCCGGAAGCGCTCGACCTGGTGGCTGCGTGAGCGGCCAGGAGGTTGGGCGCAGCCTACCACAAAGCTCCCAACGTGGGAGAAAATCCAGTAGGCCACAAGAGCCAGAGAGTCCAGCCATTGACCAACGTccagcaagccacgtgtcaggaagTCTAGAAGGGCATGCACGTGAAGGTACTCCAGATTTCATGGCTGTTTCATCTGGTGAACGTGCAATCAGCTCGGGAGTGCCCCAATCGCAAACTTTGGCAAGTTCAGAAGCAGAAGTATCTTCTCCGATAGCACAGGAGCGACGCGCCTTGGACACATCTTCAGAGGAAGTGCTTCAAATTAATTCGTGAAGATGAAGAGTAAAGGGCAACAATGTTTGCACATTGAGGAACCGGAAAATTTTGAAGATGCAAAAACGGAAGAGTGTTGGTGTCGTGCTATGGATGAAGAGTTGGGTGCGATCCAAGACAACAAAGTATGGGAACTCGTCGATCTTCCCAACGGACATAATGCCATAGAGCTCAAGTGGGTGTACAAAGTCAAGAAGGATGCCGAAGGGTACTTGGTGAAGCATAAAGCAATGCTCGTGGCTAAACAAAACGTGCAAGAGTAAGATGTGGACTTCGAAGAAGTGTTCGCTCCAGTTACAAAGATGGACTCGGTGAGACTACTTATAGCTCTCGCAGCTCAAGAATCTTGGAGGCTACATCACATGGATGTGAACTCCGCGTTTTTGACTGGGGAGTTAGAGGAAGAATTGTATGTGAAGCAACCACCGGGATAcatccaagaaggagaggaacagaAGATATTGAAGCTACACAAGGCGTTGTATGGGCTACGACAAGCTCCTCGGGCATGGAATATTAAGCTTGACCGTACATTGATTTCTCTTGGATTTGGGAAAGCCCCACTAGAGCATGCTATGTACAAGCGAGGTGAAGGCAAGGATCGTCTCTTAGTGGGTATCTATGTTGATGATCTGCTGATAACTAGAGCAGTTGAAGAGGTAATTGCAAACTTCAAGCTACAAATGAAGGAGCTATTCAGGATGACTGATCTAGGGCTCTTGATTTACTACCTTGGGATCGAggtacatcaaaagccggaagggaTCATAATATGTCAGAAGGCATATACAAAGAAGGTACTTAAAAACTGTGGCATGAAATATTGCAATCAAGTCGTGTTCCGATGAAGCCTCGTCTTGTTCTAAGCAAGAAGAGTGAAGCACCCGCGGTTGATGCAACAGAGTATAGAAGTGTGGTCCGGAAGTTGAGGTATCTCACGAATACAAGACCGGACATGGCCTATTCTGTTGGCATAGTGAGTCGCTTCATGGAAGCACCGACAATGGAACATTGGGCAGCTGTGGAAATTATACTCAGGTATATCAAAGGGACAACAAACTTCGGTTGTGTCTATTTGAGAGAGAAAAAGAAGGAGATGGTGGAGCTACTTGGCTACAGTGATAGCGACATGGCAGGAGATGTGGACGACCGTAAAAGTACCTCGGGTGTGGCATATTTCTTGGGAGGTAGCATAGTGAATTGGCTATCACAAAAGTAGAAGGTGGTCGCGTTATCATCACGTGAAGCAGAGTATATTGCAGTTGTAACCGCGGTGTGTCAAGGCGTTTGCCTAGGAAGACTACTCGATAACCTCACAAGTAAGGAACGAGTGGTGCTCAACATTGATGACGAGTCTGCAATCTCTCTATGGAAGAATCAAATGCATCATCGTAGATGCAAGCACATCGATACGAGGTATCGATACCTAAGGGAGTGTGTGGAAAAAAACAAGATCGACATCAACTACGTTTGCACCGACGACCAGCTTGGAGATATCCTAACCAGATCTTTGGGACGGTAGAAGTTCGTGAAGATGCGGCGAAGGATCGATCTTCAAGCTGTGAAGTGAGGACATCGTGTTTAGGGGGGTAATTGTTGGAATTAACCACGTTGTCCAGTCCGGCTCGGACTTGAACGGTCATCACGTAGCCGTGTAGGTATAGGATTAGTAGTAACCTAGGTTAGCTACTATATATATACGTACAGGTACCCCTATAATCGATAACCCAGATCAAAGCAATAAAAGTCCCAGGAGCGACAGGCTCCTGTTGCGATCCATCGGCGTCTCCTGTTGTGTTGCGTACGTGGTTGTGCATCAACAAGCCGGCGACTTGTACAACGTACGTGCATGCGCTAGCCTCACGTAGGAATCCATTCAGCTGCTTACGTACTACTTGTGTACGGGAGTCTCCGGACCGGCCGGAAAGTAATCGGCTGCAGTAGCTCGTACGTGCGTCTGGCCCAAGAGTACACGGCGATCGCAGCGTCGAGGTCGGGCCTGTGCCAACACTCATGTCCTCGTCAACTCCGCCAGCAGCTTCGAATTCCGTCCCCCGGACCTCCTCGCTTCGCCATGCCGGCCACCGTACTCAGGCAGCAACTCAACGCCCCCACATGTACGCCATGGTGAGTCGTCCCTCCCCTCAATTCAATAGCGGCCGTGTGGTTCTGGGCTGGAATTCCGTCCACGTTCTCTCGCACTGACTTGGCGTGATGGATCCAGGGAATTCTGGACGAATATTACCAACAGCTGCAGTCGCCGCAGGACGAGAGCTTCCTCCCCTAGGTCATCAACATCTTCCTCCACCATGCCTACAGGATGCTCAACGACATCACCAGCCTTCTGTCCGTGCCGTACCACCGCGCCCAAGCCCTCTGCTCTCCTTATCCCGGTCGTCTTGGGTATTGATTTCGTCTGTCTCTGCTTATTTTGTGATTCGCTCCCAGGAACCTGCCCGATGTGGACTTCGACATGGTGCGCGAACTGGTGCATCAGCTCAAGGGGACCAGCTGCAGGTGATTTGCTACTTCATCGATGTCATGCGATTCAAATGTGTTTGTCACGGGCATACTGCCGTTGGTGTTGTTTGCGCTATCGTGTAACCATAAGTACAAGTGTCGAGTTTAATTTTATTTGGTGCAGTACCGGTATTCATCCAACTGTAATGTTATGGCTCGACGAGAAATACAAACTTTGTCGCCTTGCGAGCCTTCCTGGTATTAGCTAGTGATATGCTATTCAGCGTAACGGCGATGGTGGATCTTCTAGTCTATCCACATTCTATTCAGATGTGTTGGTGTTGTGTCGTTTGCGGTTGTCATATTATATACATAAATAAAAGAGCTAGTTTAGTTGTGTTTCATCTAACGGGATTGTCGGAATTCCTGCCAATGGCAATGCTAAAACTCGTTAAGCAAAAAATTGTTGTGTAAAGTACTGGTATTCATCCAACAGCAATGTTATGCCTCGACTAGAAATTAAAACTTCGTTGTCTTGCGAGGCTTCCTGGTATTGGTGGTATGCTATTCAGCATAACACTGATGGTGGTTTTTCCGGTCTGTCCACGTTTCTATTCGGATGTGTCTGTGCAGTGTCCTTTGCGATTGCCGTATATACATAAGTAGAAAAGCTGAGTTTAGTTCTGTTTCATATAACGGAATTGTCTGCATCCCTGTCAATGGCAACTGTAAAACTCTTCCAAGGAAAACATTGTCGCCTTGTAGAAATTTCCCATACTATTGAATGTGATAATCAGCAATGCCAGTATGAATCATAGGTCAGCAATAAAAGTTGCCATCCTGAAAATGTTTCTTGCATTAATGATCTCCTGTTCTGCGTAACGCCAAGGGCTGATTTTCCACTTTGTCCGCTACATTGATGTTATCTCTATTTGGATGTGTCGGTGTGGGTGTATACGTCATGGGCATGTGACTCGTGCCGTTTGTGTTGTCGTTTAGCCATAATTAGAAGAGCCAAATTTAGTTATATATTCTGCAATAGAAATGTTGATATTCATGTCGTTTGGCCAGGGAAATTTTATCATTTTATAAATATCGTCTCTAGCACTACTAACTGGTATCGCACAGAAGGCGAATGCTTTTTTTTTGGTTTATCAAACAATTTATTGTGTTAATAACAATGACGGATGACTCCTCGAGAATATTATTATGACACCGCAATAGGGCTTATGTGAATCAACGATCGGTAGCGTTTGttaagtttgaaaaaaaaaattctggTTTCTTGATCTTGTTCTTTTTGGCATGTATCAGTGTTGCTGCTAAGAAAGTTAACCTTTCATGTGTGCACTTCTGCCAATTCTACGAGGCAAAGTGCAAAGAAGGGTCAGTTCTTGGTACCTTATTATATGTTGCACAATAATTATTCTCTACTCTCTGTGCTTATCAAATCCCCTGTGTGAACCCTGCCAGCTTATTTTGTCTTTAGTAACACTATTATTGGCTCATATTAATCTAATATTCATAAGATCTAACCCGCTAGTTCACATCATCTCCCATCAGGTGATTGATATAACTCACTTCTTTATCTGAGTATATTCTCCTTGATGATTCTCTTGTAACTTGATAGCTCTAGAGTTCTTTTTATACCACAACTAAAGTTTTGAGATGGCTAGAGTTCTTTCTCAAACAAAGGGTTACGACTACTGAAGCATTACAACCTAGTTTGCTTAACCACTTCAGAATTTGACAGTGTGGTGTGTTTGCACTATTTCAGGTGCCGCATGGCATTGAATCTTCTTAGGAATGAGTTCTATGATGTGCGTGACAAGCTAGAGACCATTATGCAGGTAGCATCTTATATGCCTATGTCGGCTTTTGACTTCCAACTTCTTACAAGAATAGTAGTATCTAGATTGGTCGTATATTGTTTAAGATAAAACAAATAAAAAGCATGATCTTATTCTTGTTACTATTGAAATTTGTATAGCAATAATTGTTTGGTTTCTGCAGCAATTAGTTCGATGTCTTTGAAACTCCATTTGGTCGTTGAATGTTTCTCTCTTAATATTGTCACCATGTTTCATTTTATGTATAGGGTAGCTCCAAAAAAAggaattgtatttccttgtttcccAGCTTAACCTAACTTTTGGCAAGTACCGGAAAAAGATGCCAAAGTAACTTATGCTCAACTATACTTCTTTGACCTTTCATAACCATAAATCTACTCTTCTTTTGATGTAGTTGGAGCAGCAGATTGCAGCCTTGGGTCCTAAGTAGCAGTAATCGAAGCCAAAAAAGCATAGCCCCATGTGACCTGGCACGATGGGGTGTATGTATCTCTGAAGATGTAGGCAATATTCAGTGGTAGCTGGGCTTTGGAGGGGCCTCATCGAATAATATGATAATTCTTGTTTCGGCACTCCGCGATCGCGATCACCCTGCAGATGGAACTTGCGGTCTTATTTGTCGATGTCTTTGTCTGTCAAATATATATACTTGTGCCTCGTGGATGGCCCACGGACTGGGCATAAACTCTATACTTGGTTGTTTGCTTTTTGGCTTGGTTTTGTTGTATGTTGCTTGCTCTTGTTAATCATCTTCTTATGAAATGTTGTTTCCTCCCATTTGGGTGAGGGGAGAGATTTGCTAGTTCTCTGGAACTGAGCTAAAATCTTGTTGTTGGCTGGTATGTCGAGAGGTATTGCTTGCTGGCCTCCGCCAACACCATCAGAAAatctccccgcaaaaaaaaaacaccATCAGAATCTCACAGCATCACCACAACAGCAAACTGACCATTCCGCCGCTGGAGAGAACAGGATATATGCTGCAAAGGCGCACCGGAAGGTTCTGCGGGACAACATCTAGGTGGTCATGAAGCTTGCGGTCCGGTAGTGAGGCAGTTATTTAATGGATGTaaataaaatttgaactacatgtacataaaaGTATTAATTAAGTCCATGAATGTATATATAGGTCATACGCAAGAAATTCTTGGAAAAATTAAAAGGTTAATTTGATATGTGGCGCTTGCCTCGAGGCCGTCATTAGTTTCTAAGCAACCCACAACATAGAAAAATTAAATCTATTTCAAAATCTAATCACATTTGGACAACTTTTTTTTAGTaaatgtaaaaaaacaattcacctAGAAGAAagtttttgtttgaattttttatatACATTTAAAAATAATCAAACATTAATTTATAACATCTAAATATAGTCTAACCAACTTCGATCTGTTCTTTTTCcaattatttgaaaaaaaaatctacttgcagttcaagtttgaattatatcTTGTTAAATATAtagatttttataaaatgcctaaaataAGGCAAATGAGCCCTAAAAGGATCAAACAATTATACATAAAATACCATAAAATCCTAAAAGCAAAAatatcataaaccccaaaaaattaaaaataacCTAAAATGACTAATGGCGGTCATACAAATGCACCTACCACTGGTAGTTTGGGAAAATCCTACTTGCCGCTCATTGCGGCAAGTAGTCGACGCTTCACACAGGGCAGGTGCGAGGGAGCGACcgagtgggccggcccattttagcGTTACAGCAGACACCGGTTTTGGGAACGTTTTATGATGTTTCCAgccggttttttccggttttgggaaccttctagaaggttcctgaatcgGCTTTTTCTTTTTCAGATTTTTTTCGTTCTTCGTTTTTCTATTTCTcttctgtttcttttttctttttttctgtttcttttttgtttccttttttctgtttccttttttctgtttctttttttcttttcctttttttcttttcaagtttattttcaaaaaaaaaatccgaaTTTCATTTTTTTCTTGTTTTCAGATTTTGTTCAAAAATTTAAAATATGTTCCCGTTTCacaaaatttgttcataaattaaaaaaatgttcctgctttcatatttttgttccgaattttcagaaaatgattctgttttttcaaaaattgttcgaatTATTTTTGTTCATTCTTTGAGAAATTTGAAAAATAATGGCATGGATTTCAAAAAATGcctgttttcaaaaattgttcacaaatttcaaaaaatgttcttatttttcaaatttttgttcatgtattaaatttttttcttgtttttaaattttttgaaaaaatgttcttattttttAAATCATGTTCAGTTTATGCAGCTGAAAAATGTTCACCTATATAAAAAATGTTCgcactttcaaaaaatgttcgaagcATTAGAAAAAACATTCCGTTTCAACAGTTTGGTCATGTATATAAAAATTTTCtccttttcaaaattgttctcagtTTAAAAAATTTGTTCTGAATTTGAAAAGTTGTCccaattttaaaattttgttcaccaattccaaaaaaaatatgttttcaaaaaatgttcaggtttCCAAAATTGTTATAAAATTTTGGAAAATGATCGAGTTTTACATGAATTGTTCAAAATTTTGGAAGATGTTCCATTTTTCAAGTTTTgtttacaaatttgaaaaatgttcc encodes:
- the LOC119350120 gene encoding histidine-containing phosphotransfer protein 2-like, which gives rise to MAYSVGIVSRFMEAPTMEHWAAVEIILRNLPDVDFDMVRELVHQLKGTSCSVAAKKVNLSCVHFCQFYEAKCKEGCRMALNLLRNEFYDVRDKLETIMQLEQQIAALGPK